Proteins encoded within one genomic window of Bacillus thuringiensis:
- a CDS encoding peptide ABC transporter substrate-binding protein: MKKKTKGIVALSITLSMFLTACGQKQEATTTGEKKKESSKQVLNIVEAGEISTLDSSIATDGFSYAALNNVMEGLYMPGPDNKPVPAAAESYKLSEDGKTYTFTLHDSKWSNGDPVTAHDFEYAWKRAVNPETASEYAHIMFDIKNAEKINKKELPIDSFGVKAIDDKTLEVQLEHPVPYFLGLMGFATFYPQNQKVVDAQGKNYGLEAANVVYNGPFQLSEWKHDTSYKMTKNPNYWDNKNVKLNEINVNIVKDTSTAVNLFESKQVDRITINSEFVDKYQKNPGLKKMERPSVTFFRFSQKNPLLANKNARKAISLAFDKQGIATTILNNGSIPANAFVPKGFVKGPDNKDFRSTSHVKVETNVKEAKTLWETAKKETNLQNASLSIITTDESNDKKISEFLKGELEKNLPGLKITLQPLPVKAFLDREGNGDYDISLSTWGPDYPDPTTFLNMFVTDGPFNKMSYSNKQYDELIEKTSSTLATDLPARWKAFQDAEKILLEDDAAIAPIFQSGLVYLERPTVKGVVIRPFAGIYSYKWASITE; encoded by the coding sequence ATGAAGAAAAAAACAAAAGGAATCGTTGCACTCTCAATCACATTATCTATGTTTTTAACAGCATGTGGTCAAAAACAAGAGGCAACAACTACTGGGGAAAAGAAAAAGGAATCTTCAAAACAAGTATTAAATATTGTAGAAGCTGGGGAAATTTCTACACTTGATTCGTCTATCGCAACCGATGGGTTTTCTTACGCTGCATTAAACAACGTAATGGAAGGATTATATATGCCTGGTCCTGACAATAAACCTGTTCCTGCAGCAGCTGAATCATACAAACTGAGCGAAGACGGAAAAACATATACGTTTACATTGCACGATTCAAAATGGTCAAATGGTGATCCAGTGACTGCCCATGATTTTGAATATGCATGGAAACGTGCCGTAAATCCAGAAACTGCTTCTGAATACGCACATATTATGTTCGATATTAAAAACGCTGAAAAAATAAATAAAAAAGAATTACCAATTGACTCATTTGGTGTAAAAGCAATTGACGATAAAACGTTAGAAGTACAGTTAGAACACCCTGTCCCATACTTTTTAGGTTTAATGGGATTTGCAACATTTTATCCTCAAAACCAAAAGGTTGTAGACGCACAAGGGAAAAATTACGGACTTGAAGCTGCAAATGTAGTTTATAACGGACCTTTCCAATTAAGTGAATGGAAACATGATACAAGTTATAAAATGACAAAAAACCCGAACTACTGGGATAATAAAAATGTGAAATTAAATGAAATTAATGTAAATATCGTAAAAGATACTTCAACAGCTGTTAATTTATTTGAAAGTAAACAAGTAGACCGAATTACGATTAATTCAGAGTTTGTTGATAAATATCAAAAAAATCCGGGCTTAAAGAAGATGGAACGTCCTTCTGTGACGTTTTTCCGATTTAGTCAAAAGAACCCTTTGTTAGCAAACAAAAATGCTCGTAAAGCTATTTCGCTTGCTTTTGATAAACAAGGAATCGCAACAACGATTTTAAACAATGGTTCTATACCTGCGAATGCATTCGTTCCAAAAGGATTCGTAAAAGGACCTGACAATAAAGATTTTCGCAGTACGAGTCATGTAAAAGTAGAAACAAATGTGAAAGAAGCTAAAACACTATGGGAAACTGCGAAAAAAGAAACAAACTTACAAAACGCTTCTCTTTCAATCATAACAACAGATGAGTCTAACGATAAAAAAATTAGTGAGTTTTTAAAAGGTGAACTGGAGAAAAACTTACCTGGATTAAAAATCACATTACAACCCCTTCCAGTAAAAGCATTTTTAGATCGTGAAGGAAATGGTGACTATGACATCTCACTTTCTACATGGGGACCGGATTATCCTGATCCTACAACATTTTTAAATATGTTTGTCACTGACGGACCGTTTAATAAAATGAGTTATTCAAACAAACAATACGACGAATTAATTGAGAAAACGAGCTCTACTTTAGCAACTGATTTACCAGCACGTTGGAAAGCGTTCCAAGATGCAGAGAAAATCTTACTCGAAGATGATGCAGCTATCGCTCCAATCTTCCAATCAGGACTTGTATATTTAGAACGACCAACAGTAAAAGGTGTTGTTATTCGTCCATTTGCAGGAATTTATTCTTATAAATGGGCTTCTATTACAGAATAA
- a CDS encoding MFS transporter, translating to MLDKAGALKSNRMYTEEEQQKLYKRTLIIVSISQMFGGAGLAAGITVGALLAQQMLGTDAFAGLPAAMFTMGSAIAAFFVGKLSQKYGRRIGLATGFTVGGFGAIGVILAAITNSIIFLLVSLLIYGAGTATNLQARYAGTDLADKKQRATAISITMVMTTFGAVAGPNLVGVMGRFAHSIGIPELAGPFILSAAAFILAGFVLFVMLRPDPLLVANMIETYKQEHTYKGQAVTEEATENKRGITVGAIVMILTQIVMVAIMTMTPVHMGHHGHGLSAVGLVIGFHVGAMYLPSLVTGMLIDKIGRTTMSIAGGVILLAAGVIAAIAPSDSLILLIVALSLLGLGWNLGLISGTAQIVDATIPSTRAKTQGKIDVFIALAGASGGAMSGMVVANSSYAALSLAGGVLAFMLIPVVIWSQKGERN from the coding sequence TTGTTAGATAAGGCGGGGGCTTTAAAAAGTAATCGTATGTATACAGAAGAAGAACAACAAAAATTATATAAACGAACGTTAATAATCGTAAGCATTTCACAAATGTTTGGCGGAGCAGGATTAGCTGCTGGCATTACGGTAGGTGCACTTCTTGCGCAGCAAATGCTTGGAACAGATGCATTTGCAGGATTACCGGCTGCTATGTTTACGATGGGATCTGCAATAGCGGCTTTTTTTGTCGGGAAGTTATCGCAAAAATATGGTCGCCGCATAGGGCTTGCAACAGGATTTACGGTAGGTGGGTTTGGAGCAATTGGTGTTATATTGGCAGCAATAACAAATAGTATTATTTTTTTACTAGTTTCTTTACTCATATACGGTGCAGGTACAGCTACGAATTTACAAGCTCGTTATGCAGGTACAGATCTAGCAGACAAGAAGCAAAGAGCAACTGCCATTAGTATTACGATGGTAATGACGACTTTTGGTGCAGTCGCAGGTCCAAATTTAGTAGGTGTAATGGGAAGGTTTGCTCATTCAATTGGAATTCCTGAACTTGCTGGCCCATTCATATTATCAGCGGCGGCGTTTATACTGGCGGGTTTTGTCCTTTTTGTTATGCTACGTCCAGATCCGTTACTTGTTGCTAATATGATAGAAACATATAAACAAGAGCATACATATAAAGGGCAAGCAGTAACAGAAGAAGCGACAGAAAACAAACGAGGCATTACTGTTGGAGCTATCGTAATGATACTTACGCAAATTGTGATGGTTGCCATTATGACGATGACTCCAGTTCATATGGGACACCATGGTCATGGGTTAAGTGCAGTAGGTCTTGTAATTGGTTTTCATGTAGGTGCAATGTATCTTCCATCTCTCGTTACGGGAATGTTAATTGATAAAATTGGCAGAACTACGATGAGTATAGCTGGTGGAGTAATCTTATTAGCAGCAGGTGTCATAGCTGCGATAGCGCCGAGTGATTCTTTAATACTATTAATCGTTGCATTGTCTTTACTTGGATTAGGATGGAACCTCGGTTTAATCAGTGGTACTGCTCAAATTGTTGATGCAACTATACCTTCTACACGTGCAAAAACACAAGGGAAGATAGATGTGTTTATTGCGTTAGCTGGAGCTTCTGGTGGAGCGATGTCAGGAATGGTAGTAGCGAATTCGAGTTATGCGGCATTGTCATTAGCTGGAGGAGTATTAGCTTTCATGCTGATTCCTGTTGTGATATGGTCTCAAAAAGGAGAAAGAAATTAA
- a CDS encoding ketoacyl-ACP synthase III, giving the protein MNSKSRITAIGTYVPNQILSNNDLEKTIDTNDEWIVQRTGMKERRIASEEEYSSNLAIKAIENLCTTYKKNLEDVDCIIVATTTADYVFPSVACQIQQYFNIPHTMAFDLNATCAGFTYGLHVGNSLITSGSHKKVLVVATETLSKVTDYSDRTTCILFGDGAGAILLERDENKPSFIAYHTGTNGHGGIHLYRTNLSTTMNGTPLQTNEKIVQNGREVYKWATRTVPAGIKELLHTANMQKDDIDWLIPHSANLRMIESICEKSQIPIQKTLTSVEYMGNTSSVSIPLALDLARKEGKLNNGNTLLLYGFGGGLTHLGLIVEWDLS; this is encoded by the coding sequence ATGAATTCTAAATCTCGTATTACTGCAATTGGCACCTATGTTCCAAATCAAATATTATCTAATAACGATTTAGAGAAAACGATTGATACGAATGATGAATGGATTGTACAAAGAACAGGAATGAAGGAAAGAAGAATCGCTAGCGAAGAAGAATATTCCTCAAATTTAGCCATTAAAGCAATTGAAAATTTATGTACAACATATAAGAAAAACTTAGAAGATGTCGACTGTATCATTGTCGCTACTACTACTGCTGATTACGTTTTCCCTAGTGTTGCTTGCCAAATACAACAATACTTCAACATACCTCATACAATGGCATTTGATTTAAATGCCACTTGCGCTGGTTTCACATATGGTCTGCACGTTGGGAATAGCTTGATTACTTCTGGATCACATAAAAAAGTACTTGTCGTAGCAACAGAGACATTATCTAAAGTTACTGATTACAGCGATAGAACGACCTGTATTTTATTCGGTGATGGTGCTGGCGCTATTTTATTAGAAAGAGATGAAAACAAACCAAGCTTTATCGCGTATCATACGGGCACAAATGGGCACGGTGGCATTCATCTATACCGAACAAACTTATCTACTACTATGAATGGTACACCACTGCAAACAAATGAAAAAATCGTGCAAAATGGGAGAGAAGTTTATAAATGGGCAACACGTACGGTGCCAGCAGGTATAAAAGAACTATTACATACCGCAAATATGCAAAAAGATGATATAGACTGGCTCATTCCTCATAGCGCTAACTTACGCATGATTGAATCTATTTGTGAAAAATCTCAAATTCCAATACAAAAAACATTAACGAGCGTGGAATATATGGGGAATACATCTTCTGTCTCTATTCCACTCGCTCTAGATTTAGCTAGAAAAGAAGGGAAATTAAATAACGGAAACACACTTTTACTGTACGGATTTGGTGGTGGTCTTACACATTTAGGTCTTATTGTGGAGTGGGATTTAAGTTAA
- the hflX gene encoding GTPase HflX, with the protein MEELLQRAVLVGVNLGNEDDFAYSMEELTNLAEACDVEVIGQVTQNLQRVNPSHYIGKGKIEEVAAYVNEVDANMVIFNDELSPSQIRNLEADLDCKVIDRTILILDIFAQRAKTKEAQLQVEVAHLQYMMPRLIGLRESLGRQSGGVGTKNKGVGEKKLELDRRKIEEQISVLNKDLEALVAQRQTQRKQRKKNEVPVVALVGYTNAGKSTTMNAMLEIYNGTEEKQVFEKDMLFATLETSVRNIDLPDNKSFLLTDTVGFVSKLPHHLVKAFRSTLEEVAEADLLIHVVDYANPNYEQLIDITNETLKKIGVENIPTIYAYNKSDMVDVEIPKVQEERVYLSAKKHIGIEELVEMIRSHIYKEYTKCEMLIPYDQGQVVSYFNTHAHVLSTSYENEGTKLEVECKTSDYEKYKRFAI; encoded by the coding sequence ATGGAAGAATTATTACAAAGAGCAGTTTTAGTTGGAGTAAATTTAGGTAATGAAGATGACTTTGCGTATTCGATGGAAGAGTTAACAAATCTTGCAGAAGCTTGTGATGTAGAGGTAATTGGGCAAGTGACGCAAAATTTACAACGAGTAAATCCATCACATTATATTGGAAAAGGAAAGATTGAAGAAGTAGCAGCCTACGTAAATGAAGTAGATGCGAATATGGTCATTTTTAATGACGAATTGTCTCCTTCACAAATTCGAAATTTAGAAGCGGATTTAGATTGTAAAGTAATTGACCGTACCATATTAATTTTAGATATTTTTGCGCAACGTGCGAAAACGAAAGAAGCGCAGTTGCAAGTAGAGGTAGCGCATCTTCAGTATATGATGCCTCGTTTAATCGGGCTTCGTGAATCATTAGGAAGACAGAGCGGCGGAGTTGGTACGAAAAATAAAGGTGTCGGTGAGAAGAAATTAGAGTTAGATCGTCGTAAAATTGAAGAACAGATTTCAGTTTTAAATAAAGACCTAGAAGCACTTGTTGCCCAGCGTCAAACGCAGCGAAAGCAGCGTAAGAAAAATGAAGTTCCTGTTGTAGCTTTAGTAGGTTATACGAACGCAGGAAAATCAACGACGATGAATGCGATGCTTGAAATTTATAATGGCACAGAAGAAAAACAAGTATTTGAAAAAGATATGTTATTCGCGACGTTAGAAACATCTGTGCGAAATATTGATTTGCCAGATAACAAATCATTTTTATTAACAGATACAGTTGGATTTGTAAGTAAATTACCGCATCACCTTGTAAAAGCGTTCCGTTCCACACTAGAAGAAGTAGCGGAAGCGGACCTACTTATTCATGTTGTAGATTACGCTAATCCAAATTATGAACAGTTAATTGATATTACAAATGAAACGTTAAAGAAAATTGGAGTAGAAAATATTCCAACCATTTATGCTTATAACAAATCAGATATGGTAGATGTTGAAATTCCGAAAGTACAAGAAGAACGCGTTTATTTATCGGCGAAGAAACATATTGGAATAGAAGAGCTTGTCGAAATGATTCGCTCACACATCTATAAAGAGTATACGAAGTGCGAAATGTTAATTCCGTATGATCAAGGACAGGTAGTTTCTTATTTCAATACTCATGCGCACGTTTTATCTACGAGTTATGAAAACGAAGGTACGAAACTAGAAGTAGAATGTAAGACGAGTGATTACGAAAAGTATAAGCGTTTTGCGATTTAA